The Anguilla anguilla isolate fAngAng1 chromosome 4, fAngAng1.pri, whole genome shotgun sequence genome has a window encoding:
- the LOC118225227 gene encoding polyunsaturated fatty acid lipoxygenase ALOX15B-like has translation MAIWDAIYNFVREVVNGCYTDDEEIHKDPELQEMVFFIYNYGFLQKSDCPSSLKTREEAIKYITMIMFTCSAQHAAVSHGQYDIYAWMPNGPTTMRKPAPKDKAVTEKDIMDTLPDIDTTLEAMNVLHFLSQGPNDFVRLGQYPEDVASEKHMRKPILNFQRNLNKIGEAIKKRSAFKDFPYEYLYPAGVENSITI, from the exons ATGGCCATTTGGGATGCCATATATAA CTTTGTTCGTGAAGTGGTGAATGGATGTTACACAGATGATGAAGAGATACACAAGGATCCAGAGCTGCAAGAAATGGTGTTTTTCATATACAACTATGGATTTCTGCAGAAGTCAG ATTGCCCCTCAAGCCTGAAGACAAGAGAGGAAGCCATTAAATACATCACCATGATAATGTTCACCTGCTCAGCCCAACATGCCGCTGTGAGCCATGGGCAG TATGATATCTATGCATGGATGCCAAATGGACCAACGACAATGAGGAAGCCTGCACCCAAGGACAAGGCGGTGACTGAGAAAGACATAATGGACACTCTCCCAGACATTGACACAACACTGGAGGCTATGAATGTGCTTCATTTCCTCAGCCAGGGTCCAAATGACTTT GTGCGACTTGGACAGTACCCTGAGGACGTTGCCTCTGAAAAACACATGAGAAAGCCCATCTTAAACTTCCAAAGGAACCTGAATAAAATTGGAGAGGCGATCAAGAAGAGGTCTGCCTTCAAAGACTTCCCCTATGAGTACTTGTACCCTGCAGGGGTGGAAAACAGCATCACaatctaa
- the LOC118224951 gene encoding polyunsaturated fatty acid 5-lipoxygenase-like yields the protein MARYIVKIEPRPIDRIYIQFPESLGKKEYLIQDDTTIELNGEPKEITIRRESSWLRQFTSWRCSYVTVTSLDSEKECYFPVFREIYSAGPTIKENSAKLPQDDLSLERKESLLNNHTFQEKVGQHGKDQQVSRTESFTVVKEEASQESSTGKSLILSVLLGIISIFPEQLHFTHKPGLPGFVKGGNFFELPKELWFDTRKIVALIYNKVKIKAQTTFRRLWNFCRKWKKIDDIRNVFWFPSKKAEYISRHWKEDAFYGSLFLNGCNPIMIKRYTEDQQKIPTETLEKVYPDIKENIQNGSIYVVDYEILDGIAEGIVDKSPQFLAAPIMLLQQTTEEELKPIAIQLNQKPGENNPVFTPQDKPEAWLLAKIWVRNSDFYIHELVSHLLRTHLMGEIFFIASYSMADQHPLSKILRATGRYTLPINITARNTLINKGGFFVEHTGIGNDEHWEVLKRATQEITYESLCLPDNVKHRGIEHLKNFYYRDDAMAIWDAIYNFVREVVNGCYTDDEEIHKDPELQEMVFFIYNYGFLQKSDCPSSLKTREEAIKYITMIMFTCSAQHAAVNHGQYDMYAWMPNGPTTMRKPEPKDKEVTEKDIMDTLPDIDTTLESMNVAHFLSQVPNDFVPLGQYPEEVAFEKHTREPILNFQSKLKEIEENIKRRSALQDFPYEYLYPAGMENSITI from the exons atggcaaGATATATTGTCAAAATTGAACCAAGACCAATAGATAGAATTTACATTCAATTTCCAGAAagcctgggaaaaaaagaatatctaATTCAAGATGACACA ACAATTGAGTTAAATGGAGAACCAAAGGAAATCACCATCCGACGAGAGAGCTCTTGGCTTCGTCAGTTCACATCGTGGCGCTGCAGCTATGTGACTGTTACCTCGTTGGACTCGGAGAAGGAATGCTACTTCCCTGTCTTCAGAGAGATTTACTCAGCTGGGCCGACCATCAAGGAAAATTCAG ctaAGCTACCTCAGGATGATTTATCTCTGGAGAGAAAGGAATCTTTGCTCAACAATCACACGTTTCAAg AAAAAGTTGGTCAGCATGGAAAAG ATCAGCAGGTCAGCAGGACAGAAAGCTTTACAG TTGTCAAGGAAGAAGCTTCTCAGGAAAGTTCTACTGGCAAATCCTTAATTCTCAGTGTTCTCCT ggGCATCATCAGTATTTTTCCTGAACAGTTGCA TTTCACTCACAAACCTGGCCTCCCTGGTTTTGTGAAAGGAGGGAACTTCTTTGAATTGCCAAAAGAACTGTGGTTTGACACTCGCAAGATAGTCGCATTGATTTACAATAAAGTGAAGAT TAAGGCACAGACAACCTTTCGGAGACTTTGGAACTTTTGCCGCAAGTGGAAGAAAATTGATGAcatcagaaatgtgttttggttTCCAAGCAAAAAAGCAG AATACATCTCACGACACTGGAAGGAAGATGCCTTTTATGGCAGCCTGTTCCTCAATGGTTGTAACCCAATAATGATCAAGAGGTACACAGAAGATCAGCAGAAAATTCCAACGGAGACTTTGGAAAAGGTGTACCCTGATATCAAGGAAAACATCCAA AATGGAAGCATCTATGTGGTGGACTATGAGATACTGGACGGCATAGCAGAAGGTATAGTCGACAAGTCACCACAGTTCTTGGCTGCACCCATTATGCTGCTACAACAGACAACAGAGGAGGAGTTAAAGCCTATTGCCATACAG ttgAATCAGAAGCCTGGAGAGAATAATCCAGTTTTCACCCCACAAGACAAGCCAGAAGCCTGGCTCTTAGCCAAGATCTGGGTCCGGAACTCTGACTTCTACATCCATGAGTTGGTTTCTCATCTTCTCAGGACACATCTGATGGGGGAAATATTCTTCATTGCTAGCTACTCTATGGCTGATCAACATCCACTATCAAAG ATTCTTCGTGCAACTGGTCGGTACACTTTACCAATCAACATTACTGCTAGAAACACCCTCATTAATAAAGGTGGATTCTTCGTGGAG cacacaggaatTGGGAACGATGAACATTGGGAGGTCTTAAAGAGGGCAACTCAGGAGATTACCTACGAGAGCCTCTGCCTGCCTGATAATGTGAAGCACCGTGGCATTGAACATTTGAAGAACTTTTACTACAGAGATGACGCCATGGCCATTTGGGATGCCATATATAA CTTTGTTCGTGAAGTGGTGAATGGATGTTACACAGATGATGAAGAGATACACAAGGATCCAGAGCTGCAAGAAATGGTGTTTTTCATATACAACTATGGATTTCTGCAGAAGTCAG ATTGCCCCTCAAGCCTGAAGACAAGAGAAGAAGCCATTAAATACATCACCATGATAATGTTCACCTGCTCTGCCCAACATGCTGCTGTGAACCATGGGCAG TATGATATGTATGCATGGATGCCAAATGGACCAACAACAATGAGGAAACCTGAGCCCAAGGACAAGGAGGTGACTGAGAAAGACATAATGGACACTCTCCCAGACATTGACACAACACTGGAGTCTATGAATGTGGCTCATTTCCTCAGCCAGGTGCCAAATGACTTT